A single window of Danio rerio strain Tuebingen ecotype United States chromosome 15, GRCz12tu, whole genome shotgun sequence DNA harbors:
- the zgc:162730 gene encoding uncharacterized protein LOC564559 (The RefSeq protein has 1 substitution compared to this genomic sequence), translated as MSDTFGESLMRNFYNLGLDDSFPNLSSSSDRLIDDCWPVDSWSDRAPSKPQFPIKADRSMSLNDSFSRMKPHDVPPPPGFPPLATLPSNRYKTELCRSFQEHGSCKYGAKCQFAHGENELRGLYRHPKYKTQACRTFYQFGYCPYGSRCHFIHEEKSSLSEQNPRQLRQSVSFAGFTRSSSPPSSYESLSFTRAPSVSPPPEEILSPVFSDSSRDMFSFSRHSSGDIHNSALFAPETRSRCVCGHGNNFPVSGGGLYIKVELKKAPLQRFSSEDSLSDRESYSSTGSSSGSESPTFDGSTGKRLSVFARMSVSD; from the exons ATGTCCGATACCTTTGGCGAAAGTCTCATGCGC AACTTCTACAATCTGGGTTTAGATGACTCGTTTCCAAACCTATCCAGCTCGTCTGATCGGCTCATCGACGATTGTTGGCCGGTAGACAGCTGGAGCGACCGAGCACCCAGCAAACCCCAGTTCCCCATCAAAGCAGACCGATCCATGAGTCTGAACGACAGCTTTAGCAGGATGAAGCCCCACGACGTGCCCCCACCACCCGGATTTCCTCCCCTGGCAACCCTTCCTTCAAACCGGTATAAGACCGAGCTGTGTCGAAGCTTCCAGGAGCACGGCAGCTGCAAATACGGTGCCAAATGTCAGTTCGCTCACGGAGAAAATGAGCTGCGAGGTCTTTACCGCCACCCCAAATACAAAACACAAGCCTGTCGCACTTTCTACCAGTTTGGATACTGTCCGTACGGAAGCCGCTGTCACTTTATCCACGAGGAGAAGAGCTCTCTGTCCGAGCAGAACCCGCGGCAGCTGCGCCAAAGCGTCAGTTTCGCCGGTTTCACCCGCAGCAGTTCCCCTCCGAGCTCATACGAGTCCCTGAGCTTCACCCGGGCGCCCTCGGTCTCGCCTCCGCCCGAGGAGATCTTGTCCCCGGTCTTCAGCGACTCCTCCCGCGACATGTTCTCCTTCAGCCGACACAGTAGTGGAGATATCCACAACAGCGCGCTCTTCGCGCCGGAGACTCGGTCAAGATGTGTCTGCGGACACGGAAATAATTTCCCGGTGTCCGGCGGCGGGCTATACATCAAGGAAGAGCTGAAGAAAGCCCCTCTGCAGCGCTTCTCCTCGGAGGACTCTCTGTCGGACCGCGAGAGTTACAGCAGCACCGGCAGCTCCAGCGGCTCCGAGTCTCCCACTTTCGACGGCTCGACCGGGAAGCGCCTCTCCGTTTTCGCGCGAATGTCTGTGTCTGACTAA